The region GAAATTGCGGGGTGAAATGCGGGGAGAGACCTAGCTCGTCTCGGCGGCTTGGCGGCCCTGCATCCTCCGAGTCCCTCCTGAGTCTTGTATCTGGAATGAAGATACTCTATGGAGGCAGATGTTAAGGTCCTCTGCGTCCTGGGTGGGATTTTCCCGGCCGTTTTCCTCAATGTGCCCTTCAGCCCAAGCTTTCATAATGAGTTACTAATCCTCTCACTGACGAGATGCTGAGACTTTGCCCGCCGCTCGATTGGTCCCAGAGAGCCAAAGTCACTCTGGTGGCTGATACGAGCCACCAGTCATAAGCAGCCGGCCTCCCTTGGCACGTGGCCCAGACCACCGGAGGGAAGCCAGAAGGGGTAAAGGCTGGACGCCAAGGTTTCTGCTGAGACTGTCAGCTTTTGCAATTAGCACGCATTCCGCTCCTTTTGCTCTACTTCCAACCCTGCCATAAGCGAATTCTTGATTAAGAGGTAAGCTAAATGGACCgagtcaaagaagagaacgaaaggGCACACACGCGGTGCAAGAATTCTTTGTGAAACAGAACCAGTGAAGGTAGGTAATGTTATCTTTAGGCTAATTTACGCACGAAGCTGACGGCAAGCCACAGGATCCTTTAACTTTCTCGGCCGTGGGGACTGGTGCTTCGACAGGTGCGTATATCGCGCGTAGCTGGAGCGCGTTCGTACCGTGGCTTGGCCTGCAAGTGACCAAGTTGAACATTCCAATCCACCCCACAACGCCCAGCTCGGCTACCCCAGACGGTTCCCAATGTTTCGACATTTCAAGGGCTGGTCTCCTTCCGACCTGTCGGATAACCCGTTGAGCTTGTTCGGAACGAGAGCTATAAAGACTGGGCCAGCTCTTATCTTCGTCCCGCTTGCCTGGCTCACTTAGAACTCGGCTTTCCAGGGACCCTATTTCGCTGCATTCCAATCCGTCGCACAGAATGGCAACCACCTCGGTGGCTGACGAGAAAGCCATGTCGGGCCATCAAGAGAACCTGAAGCCGGTCGACGACCCTACACAATTTGCCCACCGTGGTCAAGCTGCCACGGATCAGTACGGCCATGCGCTCTTCGAATTCGATAAGAAGGCCGAGTCGAGGCTGCGCTGGAAGATGGATTTCTATCTCCTCCCTACTGTCGCGCTCCTCTATCTATTCTGCTTCATTGATCGTGCAAACATCGGTACATAGGTCGCTCTGATATCAAATTACTGGCCCCCGTGACTGACCGGATCCTAGGAAACGCCCGCCTCGCAGGATTCGATACAGACCTGGGTCTCAAGGGAAATGACTATAACAAGGTCCTATCGATATTCTACGTCTCCTACATTCTCTTCGAGATTCCATGCAACCTTTGCTGCAAGTGGATGGGGCCGGGCTATTTCCTTCCCCTGAGCACGCTCTGCTTTGGAGCCGCCAGCGTGGCCACAGCGTTCGTCTTTCCTGATATCCCTCGCGATGATGGCGCGCTGATCAATTGATCCGATACAGCTTCGTTGACAACATCCAAGAGGCCTCTGGAGTCCGATTTGTGCTGGGAATTTTCGAAGCAGGCATGCTCCCGGGTATCGCGTACTATCTCAGTCGATGGTACCGGCGCAGCGAGCTGGCTTTCCGTCTTGCTCTATATATCGTCATGGCACCGCTGGCCGGAGCTTTTGGCGGCCTTCTCGCGTCTGCGATCCTGACGCTGGATCATTTCGGCAGCCTGCACACGTGGAGGATGATCTTCGCAATCGAGGGAATCGTAACTTGCGCGCTCGGCCTGATTGCCTTCCTCACATTGACCGATCGGCCCGAGACTGCGCGCTGGCTCAgccaagaagagaaggatctGGCAATTGCACGACTCAAGTCCGAACGTGTTGCTACTACTGAGGTACCCTCCCCTGTACAGGCCGGTGTCCAGCGGAGTTCCAGCTAACTCGGCACAGGTCCTCGACAAGATCGACACCAAGAAACTGCTCCGCGGCATCTTCAGCCCCGTGACGTTGTCCACAtcgttcatcttcctcctcaacaacatcaCCGTCCAGGgtctcgccttcttcgccccCACAATCGTGCGGACGATCTACCCGGACGCCAGCGTGGTCAGCCAGCAGCTGCACACCGTGCCCCCTTACGTTGTCGGCGCCTTCTTtaccctcctcttccccttcctcagCTGGCGCTTCGACAAACGCATGCCTTTCTTCATCGCTGGCCCACCCCTTATGATGATCGGCTATATCATGTTCCTCGCCAGCTCCGACGCGATGACGCGCTATGGCGCAACCTTCTTGATCGCCAGCGGAGCGTTCGCGTTCGGCGCCCTCTGCAACGCGCACGTCAGTAACAACGTCATCTCAGATACGGCGCGGTCTGCCGCCATCGGGACGAACGTCATGTTCGGCAACATTGGTGGGTTGGTTTCGACCTGGTCATTTTTGCAGTTCGATGGGCCGGACTACCATATCGGAAATGGCCTGAATCTGGCCACGTCGAGCATGTGCTTGATCCTGAGCGCGCTGCTCTGGATGTGGATGAAGTGGGATAACAAGAAGCGCGATGATACCGATGTCGATGCGGCGTTGGATGGGTTGACGCAGAAGCAGGTGCAGGATCTGGACTGGCGGAATCCGGCCTTCAAGTGGCGGCCTTAGCTGCAAAGTATCGGTACTCCTGGAATTTTTGGTCAGTGGTATCAGTTCGGTATCAGCTTGTGCTATGTTCTGAGAAAGTAAATTTAAATGGGATTTGGATTTAATAAATTCTTTTTGCTAGGTAGGCCGAATTGATTATCGTCACATCGAATCACATCACGTCACTTGGACACAGCAACCAAGCCTTGCCAAGTCCGGAGACGCCGACTTGACACCGACAagcctgagcctgggctGCATGTGCTGATTATAATTCTGAACCTTTCAGATGGACCCATGTTTTTACTTATTTTCCCTCGTTGTATGCGAGACTTTCCCTCCCGCGACTCGGCTGTTCTCCGAACGCAGCTCAATCTGTTGCGTAAGCACTTTggatccttctccaactcctaCTTCGTCACCAGCCATAGAATGtcactcttttcctcttcgcccatAGGGCTAGCCGTGCGACCCCGCGGCGCCGATCCACACCTTGTTCTCCGCGTCTCCGGAGTTTACCCTGCGCCAATCAGACCGGGGCGAATGCGGATGGCGTTACTCCAGGATTTCACACCCCCTGCTCGGTCCCCAGCGACGGACAACTTCCGACGACACTAGGCCGGGTGGACTGGCCTGGTTGGAGACGGCTGGTCATCTGGCCGGCGTGATGCTACGCTCGGGTTGTTAGGGTTGGTTGTCGCGCTGTTGTGTCTCCGAGGCCTGGGACCCCAGATGCTGGCACAGATATAAAGAGCAACCCCGGCCCTCCACGTCACTGAGAAGTGACCCGCGCTGATCAGGTTGATTTGGACCTGGACTGACAACTGACTGGTTACTGACTGATTACTGGACTGTTTGGAGGGACGTCAGTTCGTTTTATTTCCGTTCTTGATACTGTCTCGCCACCTCCCCCAATCAGCTTGCCCTCCATTGGCCAAACGCCTAAAAAAACTACATTCCAGTTTATATCTACACAGATTATTCAAGCAAAGGCCACCATGGCCGGCGGCCCTAAGCAACCCCTCAACGTCTTCCGCCTCAATCTGGGCGGCGCGCCCAAGGAAGTCCTCAACTGGCGGCTATGGTTCGCCGTGCTCTCGTTCGGGCTCATGGGCGCCGCCCGCGGTGTCGATGAAGGCCTGATCACCGGCGCCT is a window of Aspergillus nidulans FGSC A4 chromosome VI DNA encoding:
- a CDS encoding putative MFS transporter (transcript_id=CADANIAT00009841) — its product is MATTSVADEKAMSGHQENLKPVDDPTQFAHRGQAATDQYGHALFEFDKKAESRLRWKMDFYLLPTVALLYLFCFIDRANIGNARLAGFDTDLGLKGNDYNKVLSIFYVSYILFEIPCNLCCKWMGPGYFLPLSTLCFGAASVATAFVDNIQEASGVRFVLGIFEAGMLPGIAYYLSRWYRRSELAFRLALYIVMAPLAGAFGGLLASAILTLDHFGSLHTWRMIFAIEGIVTCALGLIAFLTLTDRPETARWLSQEEKDLAIARLKSERVATTEVLDKIDTKKLLRGIFSPVTLSTSFIFLLNNITVQGLAFFAPTIVRTIYPDASVVSQQLHTVPPYVVGAFFTLLFPFLSWRFDKRMPFFIAGPPLMMIGYIMFLASSDAMTRYGATFLIASGAFAFGALCNAHVSNNVISDTARSAAIGTNVMFGNIGGLVSTWSFLQFDGPDYHIGNGLNLATSSMCLILSALLWMWMKWDNKKRDDTDVDAALDGLTQKQVQDLDWRNPAFKWRP